A region of the Dyadobacter sp. CECT 9275 genome:
CGCTGGGTAACTTTCTTCAGATCGGTATCCGAAAGCGTAATGCCCAGATCTTTGAGGTTGTTTTCAATATTGGCCTTGCCGGAAGTCTTCCCAAGCGCATACAATCTCTGGCGTCCGAAGCGCTGAGGCATTAACTTGCTGAAATAGAGATTGTTTTTTTTATCTCCATCGGCATGGATTCCTGCGGTTTGGGTAAAAACACTTTCCCCGGTGATCGGCTTATTGGAGGGGATCCTGATACCCGAGAAGGTTTCAATCAGCTTGCTGATCGAATACAGGGATTTTTCAACAACGGAAGTTTCAATTTCCGGCATGAAGTCTTTAATCACCGCAATGGTACTGGCAAGCGGGGCGTTCCCGGCTCTCTCTCCCATACCATTTACGGTAAGGTGCAGGCCATGCGCACCGGCGCGGATGGCCTCCATTACATTAGCAATGCTCAGGTCGTAGTCGTTGTGGGCATGAAACTCAAAATGCTGCCCGGGATAACGGTCTACGATTAACTTGGTAAAAGTATAAGACTCCGCCGGGGTCAGGATTCCCAGGGTATCCGGCAGGAGGATACGCCTGACGGGCAGAGTGGTCAGGAAGTCCAGTGAGGCAAACACATAATCCGGAGAAGAACGCATGCCGTTGCTCCAGTCTTCAAGGTAAACGTTACAGTCAATGTCATGAGACTGTGCGAGCTCAATTACGTTTTTGATATCGGCAAAATGCTCTTCAGGCGTTTTTTTGAGCTGGTGCGTGAGGTGATTCATAGAACCCTTCGTGAGCAGGTTCATCACTCTGGCACCAGACTGGAGCATCCAGTTGATAGACTGATCTCCGTCAACAAAGGTGAGTACCTCAATTTTATCCAGAAAACCGTTGGTCCTGGCCCAGTCGGTTATTTTCTTAACCGCCTGAAACTCACCTTCGGATACCCGTGCGGAGGCAACCTCGATACGGTCGACCTTTACTTCCTGTAACAGAAGCTGAGCGATTGTTAATTTTTCGGAAGAGGAAAACGACACTCCGCTGGTTTGCTCACCATCGCGCAGTGTCGTGTCCATTATTTCAATATAGCGGCTGTTCATAGATAGGGCAGTCGGCCTTGGCTGTGGGCCATCGGCCCGGCAGGAGGCCGGTAACCAAAAGCAGTGGCCAGGCGCCTGTTAGTAAATTCTTTCGGCTTCGAATTTTTTGATATCCTCCTTCATCGCCTGAAGATAGTCGATATCATCAAAGCCATTTGTAAGGTTATGTTTTTTATAACCGTTGATATCAAACGATTCTTTTTCACCTGTTGCAAGAATGGTGATCGTTTGCTCCGGAAGATTAACTTCCAGTTCTGTCTTTGGGTCGGCTTCTATTGCCAGGAAAATCTTATCCAGGAACTCAGGGCTGACCTGTACGGGCAAGATACCAATGTTGAGGGAGTTACCTTTGAAGATATCCGCAAAAAAGCTGGACACCACACAGCGGAAGCCATAGTCGTAAATGGCCCATGCAGCATGCTCACGGCTGGATCCGCTTCCAAAATTATGCCCCCCTACCAGGATTTTTCCTGAATAAATGGGATTGTTAAGGACGAAATCTTCTTTGGGCGTATCGTCGCCGTTGTAACGCCAGTCTCTGAAAAGATTGTCCCCGAATCCTTCGCGTTTGGTCGCTTTCAAAAAGCGCGCTGGGATAATCTGATCTGTATCCACATTCTCAATCGGAAGGGGAACAGCAGTGCTTTTTAATATGGTGAATTTGTCGTAAGCCATTTCTAGGTAGCTGTCGGCTTTTAGCTATTAGCTCTTGGCGTAATAGTAATTGCTTTCAGGGTTA
Encoded here:
- a CDS encoding alpha-isopropylmalate synthase regulatory domain-containing protein, giving the protein MNSRYIEIMDTTLRDGEQTSGVSFSSSEKLTIAQLLLQEVKVDRIEVASARVSEGEFQAVKKITDWARTNGFLDKIEVLTFVDGDQSINWMLQSGARVMNLLTKGSMNHLTHQLKKTPEEHFADIKNVIELAQSHDIDCNVYLEDWSNGMRSSPDYVFASLDFLTTLPVRRILLPDTLGILTPAESYTFTKLIVDRYPGQHFEFHAHNDYDLSIANVMEAIRAGAHGLHLTVNGMGERAGNAPLASTIAVIKDFMPEIETSVVEKSLYSISKLIETFSGIRIPSNKPITGESVFTQTAGIHADGDKKNNLYFSKLMPQRFGRQRLYALGKTSGKANIENNLKDLGITLSDTDLKKVTQRIIELGDRKEMVTPEDLPYIISDVLDSSAIEEKVEMVNYVLTHSKNLKPSATLQIRFGEEVFEESAQGDGQYDAFMNALKKIYVKKGIILPMLTDYAVRIPPGGNTDALCETIITWNINSKEIKTRGLDSDQAVSAIKATQKMLNLIG
- the leuD gene encoding 3-isopropylmalate dehydratase small subunit, with amino-acid sequence MAYDKFTILKSTAVPLPIENVDTDQIIPARFLKATKREGFGDNLFRDWRYNGDDTPKEDFVLNNPIYSGKILVGGHNFGSGSSREHAAWAIYDYGFRCVVSSFFADIFKGNSLNIGILPVQVSPEFLDKIFLAIEADPKTELEVNLPEQTITILATGEKESFDINGYKKHNLTNGFDDIDYLQAMKEDIKKFEAERIY